The Euleptes europaea isolate rEulEur1 chromosome 7, rEulEur1.hap1, whole genome shotgun sequence genomic sequence TTGGGAAAACCGCACAGTGGGTGGAGGCAAGGAGCCCCTCCTACATCTTTGCCACATTCCCGATCCGAATCAGGCCCCTGCAGTGTTTCTAAATGGAGTGCCACCAGGACGTCCCGGCTGCAGTATGGCTGCCTGTTCCCATGGCAAACTAGCGCAAAACCTCACGTTGAGTTTGGGCCCAAAGGAGAGGTCTCGAGCCATTTCGGTGAGGGGATAAGATGGAAAGCTGCAGGCTGCCCTGGACACCACTTGTCCTGAAGAGGACTGGCCACAGCAGTTGGTGTAAATGGTGTGAAGAGAATGGACAGAGAAATGTCTCTCCCAAGGgaattgatgggcaatagattcaagaCAGGCACACCGTTAACGTATGCAATTAACTGCTGCTTGCTTAGACGGCTTTGAAAAGGAATTAGACAAAACTCTCAGAGGCTCACTGAAAGAGATGGATGCCTATCTGggctttggtctgacccagcagggctctcatAAGCCTTTCACAGCCTAAGAAGTATGTTACAGAAATGGCAGGATGTACAAGTGGCGGTCGTTTCGCCTAGCAAGTGCTGTAGGGCCGCTCCTCTCACGCTGTCCATCTCTCCCcaggtccatggacccccggcaCTGCTTGCGGCTTCCCCGGCGGTGGGGAAGGGGGTGTGTCTGGCTGAGCTTCGTTTTGCTGTGCCTTGCCATGGTCTACTTGATCTGCCTGCAGTCCGGGCTCATGCTGCATTTGGGGCCACGCCGGGGCCGGGGGGCCTCCATCTCCATGGCAACGGTCTTCCGGGGCATCCAAACCCACCATGCGGGAAACAGGACTCCGGAGCTCCTCCCTGCCGGACCTGCCAGGCGGAACTTTGGCTCTGCGCCGCGGCCTCCGTCCTTGGGCTCTTTCCTCTCCAGCGGTAGGAGCTTCTGGCAACGTCTTGTGGAGGTGCTCCTTGGGTCCCGGCGTCACCGAAGGGCTTCCCAGTCCATCCTCCCTGCCCAGCCCCTGCCCTGGCCCGTCTGGCAAAAGGAGCTCTCGTCTCAGGTGCTGGGCCCCCGACTCCAGCAGGTCTTCCGGAACTACCAGGCCATGAACAAGTACCACGTGCCCCCGGACGTCGGGCCACGCCCAGGGGTCCCACACTTGACTGGGATGGAGCTCTTGTGCCGCCTCAAGGGCCGTGTGGATGTGACGACCCTGGTGGGGGATGAGGGCCCCTTTGCAGCCCCTGAGTGGACTGGAGTGCTGCCCCAAAGGAGCCTGGCTGAAGACCTGGGGCCTCTGGAGAGGTGTGCGGTGGTGAGTTCAGCCGGCTCCATGTTGGGATCTGGACTGGGCAAGGAGATAGGTGAGTATGCAAGAAGCAATAGAGGGTGATGCACCTGTGGATGGCTCTAAGCCATAAACAATTTATATCCAAggaactaaaggtaaaggtcccctgtgcaagcaccaggtcattcctgacccatgggatgacatcacatcccgacgtttcctaggcagactttgtttacggggtggtttgccaatgccttccccagtcatcttccctttacccccagcaagctgggtagtcattttaccgacctcggatgggaggctgagtcaaccttgagccggctacctgaaaccaacttccgttgggatagaactcaggttgtgagcagagcttggactgcagtactgcagcttaccactctgcgccatggggctcctatccaAGGAACTAAATAGCTAATATCACCCAACAAGCCTTCCTTTGTCCTAATGCtgtccatggaagtcaatggactcagaagggtgtagctctgcttaggactgaactGTTGAGTACATAACTTTCCTCTCAACAGCGCCCCAAATGTGTGGTTGTAGCAGTCCACCTATTTTGCTTAATTGTAGACCTACCTCTGCAAATTGTGAATGAAGGTCTGGAAATTGATATTGTCAAAGGAGacgtagagttgccaactatgggttgagaaacggctggagatttgggggtgcagcctggaaagaccagggtttggggaggggagggacctcagtgaattataatggcatagagtctaccctccaaagcagccattttctccagggaagctgatctcagTAGTCTACTCTAGACATCAACTGTAatactggaagatctccaggtgaagttgccaggtccctcttcaccacctgtgggaggtttttggggcggaacctgaggaggacagggttttgagaggggagggcaggggtggggaaccttttttctgccaagggccatttggatatttataatatcattcgggggccatacaaaattatcaacttaaaaattagcctgctatatttggtcaaacatttagccaagaggcacgaccagagacggctccgagtgtctgccacatagagcgactcgcttttgagctctggtgtccccagctgggcccaagagaatcaggcagggcagcatccttctgagctagagatctaccaggacccatgaagggccagaccaaatgatttcgagggccttatacggcccccgggcctgacattccccacccctgggggagggacttcaatgccatagagtccaattgccaaagcggccatttttctccaggtgaactgatctctatcggctggagataagttgtaatagcaggagatctccagctagcacctggaggtgaGCAACCCTAAGCGCCTTACTCACTTCTCACTCTTGTTCTCCCCATGGCCTATACTTGTGTATCTGGGATGAGAGAACTGAAGGGACATTTTCTGTTTGCACTTTGCAGCCACGCCAATGTAGCTTCATCTCACCCAAGCCCTACTTGCTCCAGCGTCACTTGTGTGAATATCGATTAGCTGACCAGTGCTGTTTTTTCATCTTTCCAAATGCTTGTAATCCCATGTTTACATTTCTGTTTTCACTGAGGCCGTTTATCAAACAGCATGTTTGCCCACTTGCACTGAGAGTCTCAGCTGTGTCTTGTGTTTTGTAAGCTCACTACACAATTGTTTTTTAGGCTTTAGGAGTAAGTTAGGTGCTAGATGGTTGGGTGGGGGTATCATACCAGTGAACAGACCTAGATCTCAATCCAgagtgtttttttatttattgatattACTTTACAGCATTCTGGCCACTCTTTTAGTAGAATTATCAGCCCAGAAGAATAGAAACCGGGTACAATAAAATGTCAAAAATATGAACAGCCAGTAAGGTAAAAAATTAAAGTGTATAGGATGCCACAAAACAGTTTGAAGGCGGTGAGAAAGCGAAGTAAAACAGCTTCTAAAAGCCAAGGTGGATGCCAAAGGAACTTTCCTGGGGACAGCAATGCACAGTTTTGGTGCCCCCACCAAAAAAAGCCCTGTCATATGTGCTTCCACCCATCATAAGGTctcacctaggattgccaacctccaggtggtatctggagatctcccagtattacaactcatctccaggcaatagaaatcagttcccctgaagaaaatggctgctttggcaattagactctatggcattgaaatccctcccctctccaaaccccgccctcctcagactccacccccaaaaaatgcttagggctgtttagcttggaaagaaggcggctgaggggagacatgatagaggtctataaaattatgcatggtttggagagagtggacagggagacgtttttctccctctcccataatactagaacacggggtcatctgctaaagctggagggtgagagattcaaaacagataaaaggaagtattttttcacacaatgcatagttaaattgtggaactccctgccccaggatgtggtgatggctgccagcttggaaggctttaagaggggagtggacatatttatggaggagaggggtgttcatggctgttagtaaaaatgaatactagtcatgctgcatacctattctctctagtatcagaggagcatgcctattattgtgggtgcggtggagcacaggcaggatggtgctgctgcagtcgtcttgtttgtggcttcctggaggcacctggttggccactgtgtgagcagactgctggacttgatgggcctgggtctgatccagcttggcctttcttatgttcttaaaatctccaggtatttcccaacctggagcttgcaactcTAGTCTCAGCATCTGGGCAGCTTTATATTAGAGGAGGTGGTCCTATAATATTTAAAGGTATCTTGGCCCCAAAATGTTAAAGGGCTTTAaatgtttgaaaaaaaaacaGGATTGTGGGTTGAGTTTGGGAACAAGCTGGCAGGCAGCCAGCGTCAATGGACCAAAACAGGTGTAATGTAATTCCGGCAGGGAGCCTGACTCCGCAACTGAGCAGCTGCATTTTAGAATAACTGAAGTTCCCAAtaacttttcaaaggcagccccacgtcGAGGGCATTAACAATAGTCGAGTCTAGTAATTACTGTGATTGCGCTCAGATTTTAATAGGAAGCTGGTGGTGCATCTACAGAAGCAAAATTTCTGTTTACTAGTTCCAGCACATGTGAAGCCTGGGTGTGTAGGGAGAAGAAAGAACATCCCCCAAGATCAGCTCAGAGTTCTCAAGACAGGCCTGACGCTGTAGCTAGGCATCCCGCTCTTTGCTCATTCGCCGTTCTCAAATGGGGGCCCTGGTCCAACCCCGCATGAAATGATGGCTGTTTGCCCGAACCTTTATTGCCTGAGGTGTGAAAGTATAGAGGGGTAAGGCAATCTGCATATGCTCTGAGCCACTCTTTTTTAAATGATCTGAGTCACTGTTATTGCACTGATCCTTGGcatggagacagggttgccagctccaagttgagaaattcctggagattttgggggtggagcctggagagggaggtcagtggggtataatgccatagagtccaccctccaactcagtaatttcccccaggggaactgaacccTGTCATCTGGAAACTAGTTGGAAttccaggtctccaggccccacatggaagcTAACCAAAAAATATACACTAGTGCTGTATCAGTAATATGTAAACAAAAGGCAGCACATGGGCTCAATACGAATAAAATATCCACAGTATAGTTTGAATTTCAAGTCTTTGGCTTATTCTTATCACTATAGTGCTTATAATATTTACAGTGTAACCAACATAGAAAATTTACATTCATAAATGTTTAAGCCAAATACATATTTAAGCCAAATATATGTATTTGGCTTAAACATTTATGAATGTAAATTTTCTATGTTGTTCACACTGTAAATATTATAAGCACTATAGTGATAAGAATAAGACAAAGACAAAATTCAAACTATATTGTGGATATTTTATTCGTATTGAGCCCATGTGCTGCCTTTTGTTTACCCAcatggaagctggcagccctgcaTGAAGAACAGGTAATGGGGCTTAGCTAAGGTGCATATTAAGTCCTGCCTAGCTTGATGGATATATGAGAggtgagaggtggtgagctccccctcactggcagcctttaagcagaggctggacaagcacttgtcagggatgctgtaggctgatcctgcattgagcagggggttggactcgatggcctgtatggccccttccaactctacaagtctatgtgtggggggtgtttgtgtgtggatCAGTTCTGTGTAGCTGAGCTCTGCTAGCAAAGTGTGTGAGTGCAGGGTGTCAGTCTCTCAGTTACTTTGCCTTCCTTCACCTCCCACCAGGAAAGGGAATTTTGAGGTGCATATTGAGGTACGTAACCTTAATGTGTTGGGACTGAGGAGATGGCTGAGTTGGGGGTCTGCCTGGTCTCTCTCCCTCACACCCTGATTTTTCTCCTCCTGCCAGACTCCCATGATGCCGTTCTTCGCTTCAATGGAGCTCCAACCATGGGCTACGAGCGTGACGTGGGCACCAAAACCACCCTCCGCCTTGTGAACTCCCAGGTGTACCATGAAGAGTGGGGGCACTGGGGCAGAAGGGTTTACGGGGGGCGGGGGTGGACATAAGAAGAAAAGCCTGCTGAGTAGAGGGAGGAGAGACAGGGAGCTGGAGTGGAAGGGGCTTCGATTAGCTCTGAAATAGGGCACTTTCagacagcccaaataatgcactttcaatccactttcagtgcaccttaacgatagtttgcaagtggattttgccagttcacacagtaaaattcaccttcaaagtgcattgaaagtgcattatttgggctgtctGAAAGTGCCCGTATTCCGGCGTCCCAACTGGAGTTGCTTTGGCTCATTACTTTCAGAATGTAGATCTATCTCTGTGCAGGACTATGGGTTGGAGATTTTCAAATCTCCAAGCCAAcggaaaagccccccccctttttgtagaAACAATTGAATTTACATTGAAGTCACAGTTATTACATGGCTGAATTATGAACGACCATGTTTTGAATCTCAGGTTTGAATTTGCTTAGGAAAGTTCAGTTTGTCTCCAGCCCAGACCGGTATGGTAGAGATGATAATGGCCTGGCTTGCAGGGATGGTGTAAGGATTTCaaagacatttttatttatttgcttaaataGACCCCTGTTCCACATTTTGGCCAATTTGAATTACAGACGAGCTCACTGTTGTTTACAACATATTGAACCAATTGACATAATTTCAATAAAATAACCAGAGgacaacaaataaaataatgccAAGTTTGGAatagaaatatatttacataATGGCAATGTAGGACCACCAGTGGGGAGACCTGGGTAGAAATCTTCACTCAGCTATGAGTttactaggtgatcttgggccagtcactctctctctctcagcctattctacctcacaggattgttgtgatgatgTAATGTAGGCGAGAGCAGtgtacactgctctgagctccttagaagaagggcaggaaatgaaaaaaatagTACAAAGAATCAAACGCTGCTAAAACCAAGTAAGCAAAAGCTCAAACTATATATTTAAGAACCTTCTTCCTGAGAGCCATCAGGCACCCTTTGGGATCAGTCAGCCTCTGGGGACGGACCATCTGAACTGTTCTTTCAATCCGGCAGAGAAGCTGAACTCCTGTG encodes the following:
- the LOC130480798 gene encoding beta-galactoside alpha-2,6-sialyltransferase 1-like, encoding MPWQSRSMDPRHCLRLPRRWGRGCVWLSFVLLCLAMVYLICLQSGLMLHLGPRRGRGASISMATVFRGIQTHHAGNRTPELLPAGPARRNFGSAPRPPSLGSFLSSGRSFWQRLVEVLLGSRRHRRASQSILPAQPLPWPVWQKELSSQVLGPRLQQVFRNYQAMNKYHVPPDVGPRPGVPHLTGMELLCRLKGRVDVTTLVGDEGPFAAPEWTGVLPQRSLAEDLGPLERCAVVSSAGSMLGSGLGKEIDSHDAVLRFNGAPTMGYERDVGTKTTLRLVNSQLMASPEQHFLDGFLYTQGVLVAWDPAPYPGELQEWYEAPDYPLFGPFRTVRSRRPWQLFHLLHPRLQWQLWELVQEGASEQVQRNPPSSGLLGTVLMMSLCDIVHVYEFLPSRRQTHQCHYYQTFSDDACTLGAYHPLLFEKELVRRMNQGSQEDLAQRGRVTLPGFRALNCTEDE